The Streptomyces sp. JB150 genomic interval CCCTTCCAGCCACTGTCCGCCACTCAGGACATACCCACTTCGCGGGCGGATCGTTTCTGCTCACGCCTGGACGCCTTCTTCGCCCTCACGACCAGTGGTGACGCTCCGTGAGCACTTCGGGGGTGTCACCGATCGAACCGGTCGCCCACCTCACTCGTCCGGGTCAGACAAACAGGACGCAGTACGACAATCTGCCACAGGCTGGATGCGGTGTCCCCCCGACCGCATCCGGAGGTTCCCGTGCCGCGTCCGCTCCCGCGCGCCCGACTGCGCAGCACCGCGGCCGTGTTCACCACCCTGACGGCTCTCACCGCCACCTCCCTGGTCACCGGGCCCTCGGTCGCCGGCCCCTTCTCGGCGGCGCCGTGCGCCCTGGAACGCACCGACGCGCACCACTCGGAGGGCCTGGACACCTGGAACGCCGCCTATCCCCGGCCGACCCGCGCGCTGGACGCGGTGATGATCTTCCTGTCCTTCCCGGACTCCGCACCGCTGACCACGCCCGCCGAACTGACGGCCGACCACTTCCCCGCCACCAGCCGCTATTTCGCGCAGGCGTCCTACGGCCGGTTCGCGCTGCGCCCGCATCCGCTGCGGCACTGGATCCGGATGCCGCGCCCCTCGACGGCGTACGCCATACAGCGCGACTGGACCGCCTCGCACCGCGCCGCCTACCTGCGCGACGCGCTCGCCTCGGCCGACGGCCAGGTCGACTTCTCGCGCTACGACGTCGTCTACTTCGTCGCCGATCCGCACGCGCCCGGTGTCGACTCGGACGCCACGAAAGTGGTCAACCTGGAGGCCCCGCTGCGGGCGGACGGGGCGGACATCCGCCGGGTCGTCACGGTGTTCGAGAACCATCCGCCGGACCGGCTGGTCCTCGCCCACGAGACCGGCCATGTCTTCGACCTGCCGGACCTCTACCACCGTCCGACGGACGGCAAGGGCGACTGGGACACCCACGTCGGCGACTGGGACCTGATGGGCAGCCAGTTCGGTCGCGCCCCCGACCTCTTCGGCTGGCACAAGTGGAAGCTGGGCTGGCTGGAGGAGCGGCAGGTGGTGTGCGTGCCGGGCGGCGAGCCGACCCGGCTGACCCTGGAGTCGCTGAGCGCCGGACCGGACGTGCCGGTGACGGGTGCCGCGGGGGCGCCGGTCTTCGGCTCCGGGCGGGGCACCAAGCTGGCGGTGGTGCGCACCGGCCCCGACAGCGTGCTCGCCTTCGAGGCGCGGGGCGCGGTCGGCAACGACCGGTCCGCCTGCCGGCAGGGCGTCCTGGTCTACCGGGTGCGCAGCGGCGCCGAGTCCGGGGGCGGTCCGGTGCAGGTGATCGACGCCCACCCGAGGACGGAGGCCTGCTGGGAGAACTCGGTCTACCCGGCGCTCGCCGACGCCCCCGTCGACGTCGGGGAGCGCTTCACCGTGCCCGGCGAGAACGTGCGCGTCGAGGTGGAGGGCCGGACGCCCTCGGGCGCCTGGACCGTAAAGATCTCGCCACTGCGGTGACGGGATGGCGGGCAGGACCCCGGACAAGCGAAAGGGCGTTCTCGCTATCGAGAACGCCCAGGTCAGCGACCTAATCGCTAGTGCGCCGCCAGGGACTCGAACCCCGGACCCGCTGATTAAGAGTCAGCTGCTCTAACCAACTGAGCTAGCGGCGCCTGCTGACGTCGTAGACCTTAGCATCCTGGTCGGCGGGAGGCGAAATCGATATCCGCACCGCCGCCCGGGCCGCCCGGACGGCCGCCCAGAGCAGCACCTCCGGGCCCGGCAGCCAGGGGTGGCGGGTGTCGGGGGCGACGATCCAGCGCGCCTCCGCGGTCACGCCCGCCGCCGGGGGGCCGACCGGCGGGGGGACGGTCACGGCGTCCCCGGTGCCGTGGCACAGCAGTGGCGGGATCTCGCCGGTGCGTCCGTGGCCGCTCCACTCCTCCCACTCCATCAGCGAGGGCAGCCGCTGGGCCGTGCCCGGCGCGGCGAACAGCAGGACGCGGCCCCGGAAGGCGGCCACCGGACCCGTGCCCGGCCCGTCCTCCCACAGCCGGTCGAGCATGCGGCGCCCGAAGACGGCGGGCGCGCTCACCACGTCGAAGGCGGTGCCGCAGGGCAGCACGGCCGGGGCGTCGGGCCGTTCCTCCCACAGGGCACGGGTGCTGCGCGGATACGTTCCTGCCGAGACGAGCCAGTCGACTCCGTCGGCGGTGACTGTGCTGCTGCTCATGTCACCCAGGTCTACCGGGCGTACACGTTCCGTTCCACAGAGTTGCCGGAAACCGGGACAGGAGACGGTAGGAGCGGGTATCTTGCCCGCCTGGCATATGCCAAGCAGATCACCGGGCGGGCACTCGCCCGAACGGGGCCGCTCTCCGGCTGACGAGCGGGCCGGGGCTTCGAAGGGGCGCTCGGGCCGGATGCTCGGGCCAGGAGTCCGAACCGGAATGCTCGGACCAGGCACCCGACCGGGACGCTGGGACCAGGGCGCTCGGGCCATGCACCCGACCGGGATGCCGAAACCAGGGCGCTCAGACCCGGCGCCCGGACCGGAATGCTCGGACCACGCGCCCGACCGGGATACCGAGCCCGGGTGCTCAGGCCGTGTCGGGCCCCGGCTCGTCCGCCCCCCGCAGCAGGTCGCGGCCGAACTCGACCATCTTCCTGGCGTAGTCCTCGGTCCACTCCGCACGGTCGGCGATGTCCGCGGCGGTCAGCCGGTCGAACCGGCGCGGGTCGGCGAGCTGGGCCGCGGCCATCGCCTGGAACTCCATGGCCCGGTCCGCCGCCGCGCGGAACGCCTGGGTCAGCTCGGTCGCCCGCGTCAGCAGCTCCCGCGGGTCGTCGATGGACTCCAGATCGAAGAAGTGCTCCGGGTCGCCGGCCGCCTCGGCCGGCTCGAAGAGCAGGGGCGCGGGGCGTAGCCGCGGTTCGTGGCGACGCGGCGTGGGCTCCGCCATGTCGTGTCCTCCTCTGACGGACGGATCGGCTGGCCCGCCCCCCGACATCGCGGCCGGACCACTCCCATTCTCCCCCGCCCGCGCAAGGCGGCCGCAGGGGTTCGTGCGGGCGCACGCCCGCTCGGCGGGGGCGGGCCTCAGACCTGGACGATCGGCTCCCGGGTGAAGAGGGCGCCGAGGCCGGGGGCGTTCACCCGGCGGTCGGCCAGCCGCAGCGCCTCCCAGACGGAGACCTGGTGGGCGGTGAGGACCGGCTTGCCCAGCTCCTTCTCCAGGGCGGTGAGGTGGGAGGCGGTGTGCAGGGCGGTGTCCGGCAGCAGGACCGCCTCGGCGTCCGCGTGGTCGGCCGCGCGGGCCAGCGCGAACAGCTCGGCCTCGCCCCAGCTGCCGGCCTCGGCGGCGGTGATCCCGGCGGCGTGCACGGCGACCGGCTCCAGTGCGGCCGCGCGCAGGAAGTCCGCGAAGAGTCCGGCGACGTCGTCCCGGTAGGTCGCGCCGATCGCGACGCGCCGCAGCGCCAGCTCGCGGCTCGCGTGCACGAACCCGAAGGAGGTCGAGGAGGCCGGCATCCCTGCGGCCACGGCGAGGCCGCGCACCTGCTCGTGGGCGCCCTCCCAGCCGTACGCGAAGCTGCCGCTGGTGCTGGCCCACACCACGGCCTCGGCGCCGGCGTGCCGCAGTTCCTGGACGCTCGCCGCCAGCCGCTCCGGGGAGCCCATCGCGCGCAGCCCGTCCTCGCGGCGGGCGTCCTCGCCGCTGTCCGTGTGGACCAGGTCCACCCGGATGTCACTGCCCAGCAGCTGCTCGATACGGGGATAGTCGTCCTCGGCCGAGTGGCCCGGGTAGAGGAATCCGAGTGCGGTCATGTCCAGCCTTCCTGCTGTTCTTCCGGCAGCACGGGGGTCGTTCCGGCGGAGCGGGGAGACCGTGTGCGCGCCTCCTCGTCCGGCAGAGCCTGGTACGGCTCCACGGCTCGGGTACCCCGTCGGCGCGCCGCCGCCCACATCGTCACTTGGTTGGCCGAGATCACCGGATTCCGCGGCCCGTCCCCGCGGGTGCGGGACGGGGGAGGGCACGGGCGCCGACAACGCGCCGTGCGGGAGGCCGTGTTGACGACGCCGGGCCCGGGTGCGAGCGTGGTGGATCCGCGCATGTCAGACGCGCCCCCGAGAGCCGCCGCAGGTCGGACGCCGCCCGTGAGGACCGGTGCGCGTCGGACGCCGCCGGCGGACAGCCGGCGTACGTCAGGTGCCGCCGGTGTGAACCGGCGTCCGCCGGACGCCGCCGGTGGGCGCCGGTCCGCTGGGAGAGACGGCTGCCGATGACCGACCCCACCCTGCTCGTCCTGCTGGGCGCCGATCCGCCGCCCCGGCTGGGCCGGCTCACCGGCCGGGCCCGGATCGTGCACACGGACGAGGCGGGGCTCGCGGCCCGGCTGCCGGAGGCCGACGCGCTGCTCGTGTGGGACTTCACCTCGCACGCCGTGCGCGAGGTGTGGCCGGGCGAGGGGCCCCGGCCGCGCTGGGTGCACACCGCGAGCGCGGGCGTCGACCATCTGATGTGCCCGGAGCTGACGGTGTCGGACACGGTGGTGACGAACGCGCGCGGGGTGTTCGAGCAGCCCATCGCCGAGTACGTGGCCGCGCTCGTGCTGGCGATGGCGAAGGACCTGCCGGGCACGCTGGAGTCGCAGGGGCGCGGCGAGTGGCGGCACCGGGAGACGCTGCGGGTGGCGGGCACGCGCGCGGTGGTCGTGGGCTCGGGGCCGGTGGGCCGGACGGTGGCGCGGCTGCTGAAGGCGCTCGACATCCGTACGGCGATCGTCGGCCGCACCCCGCGCACCGGCGTGCACGGCCCGGACGACCTGGACCGGCTGCTCGCGCGCGCCGACTGGGTGATCGCGGCGGCCCCGCTCACCGACGACACGCGTGGCATGTTCGACACCCGCCGCTTCGGGGTGTTCCAGCCGTCCGCCCGGTTCGTGAACGTCGGCCGGGGCGCCCTGGTGGACGAGGAGGCGCTGGCCGCGGCGCTCGCCAAGCGGTGGCTCGCGGGGGCCGCGCTGGACGTCTTCGCCACCGAACCGCTCGGCCCGGACAGCCCGTTGTGGCGGGTGCCGGGGCTGATCGTGTCGCCGCACATGAGCGGGGACACGGTGGGCCGGCTGGACGAGCTGGGCGCGCAGTTCGTGGAGCTGTTCGAGCGCTGGGCGGCGGGCCGGCCGCTGTTCAACGTGGTCGACAAGCGGCGCGGGTACGTGCCGGGGCACTGAGCCGCGGCGACCGGCCGGACGAACCGGACGCCCGGCCCGGACGACCCTTGCCGCCGACATATGCCACCGACCCGACCCCCAGCCGGCAGGGGCGGATTCTCGTCAACAGCCGCTCACTACCGGCCTCTTGCCGGTTATCGTGGAGAGGATCCGAACAGCGGGTCACGGCACATTGACTGAGCGCACAGGGGGAAACCGTGGCGCTGAAGCACGAGCCGACCGCGCCGTACCACTCGGCTCAGGACGCCCTGCGCGTCCTGGAGACGGTGGCCCGGCACTCCACCGGTGTCACCGACACCGAGATCGCCCGTCACACCGGCCTCGGCACGGAGCGGCTGACCACCCTCCTGCGGATGCTGCGTCGTGAGGGATACGTCGAGCAGGTGGCCGACGGGGCGTACGTCGCCGGCGCCGCCCTCGCCCGCCTGGGTTCCGCGCACGGCCGCGACCGGGCCCTGCGGGACCATCTCCAGCACACCCTGAACCGGCTGCGCGACTCGGTGGGCGCCGCCGTCTACATCAGCCGTTACGTCGACGGGGAGGTCCGGATCACCCATTGCGCCGAGAGCCCGGCCACGCCCGCGGTCAACGAGTGGGTGGACTTCCGCTACTCCGCGCACGCCACCGCGGTCGGCAAGAGCCTGCTCGGCCAGCTCGACCACAACAGCCGCCGCGACCATCTGGCCCGGCACAAGATGGCCCGGCTCACCTCGCGCACGATCACCAGCGACAAGCTGCTGCTCTCCCGCCTGGAGGCGCAGCCGCCGACGGTGCCGGTGCTCGACCTCCAGGAGTACGCGGTGGGCACGGTCTGCGCGGCCGTCCCGATCACCGCCGGGTCCTCCGTGGGCTGCCTCGCGCTGTCCCTGCCGGTGGAGCACGCGCACCGGCTGCGCCAGGCGGCGGAGACGCTGAACCGGAACGCGGCGCCGGTCCTGCTGTCCCTGGCGATCTAGCGAGACACCCCGCAGCGGGTGCCGCGCTCTCGCCCTGGTCCCCGGTGGTCACGAGCACCCCCGGGGACCAGGTAGTATTTTCTTCGTCGCCGGCCGCGAAGAGCGGAAGGCGAGAGTCATGCGCCGCTAGCTCAGTTGGTTAGAGCAGCTGACTCTTAATCAGCGGGTCCGGGGTTCGAGTCCCTGGCGGCGCACAGCAGAGGGCCCCCTCGCGACAAGCGAGGGGGCCCTTTCCGTTGCCGTCTAGAACGTGACGTCCGAGCAGGCGTAGAACGCGTTGCCGGTGTCCGCGATCGTCCACACCGCGAGGATCACGTGCCGTCCGCTGAGCCCGGACGGCAGCGTGCCGCTGTGCGAGAGGGTCTGCGGCGGGCGCTGGCCGCCGTAGGGCACCGTCAGGAACGGCGTGAGGTTGAGGTCGGAGCGGGACAGGTTGTGGTTCTGGTTCCAGCCCGGCTTGGTGATGTAGTACTTGAAGTCGGTCGTGGCGTGCATCGCCGTGAACTGCCAGCGGAAGGTGTAGCTCTGCCCGCCGGTGACCTTGGTGGCCGGCCACGCGCCGCCCGACGGGGTCTTCGGGCTGTCGAGCTGGGCGAAGCGGGTGTTGTTGCCGGAGCAGAGCTGCCCGTCGGCGGGCCCGGACGCGGGGAAGCCCTTGGGGCCCTCGACGCTCTGCGGCTCCCACTGGATGGCGCCGCAGTTGGCCACCGTGCCGTTCTGGCACAGCTTCTGCCTGCTGATGGGGAGGTCGGTGTAGCCGTGTCCGGTGGCCGCGCCGGAGGAGAGCACGAGGGCTCCGGTCGTCGCCAGTCCGACCGCGACCGCGGACAACTTGGTCTTGGTGCGCATGCTGCCGCTCCTCGGGGATGTGGGGGAGGTTCGGTGAGCCGTGCAGTGGTGCACGTAGGTCTAGACCAAGTCCCAGACTATTGCCGATAGTTGAACATGTCCATACCAATAGCGGAGTGAGGGGCGTCCCGGCACCCCCGTGCGCGACGCGCGCCCGCGAGGTCACGCCCCCGCCTCACGCACGCCCCGCACCGCGGTCACCCGCCCGTCTCCCCCCGCCCCGCGCAGAACGCCACCGTCAGGTCCTTCACGAGCGCCTTCCGCTCGTAGTCGTCCAGCTCCACCAGGCCGCGCATGGTCAGCCGGGTCACCGTGTCCTCCACCGAGTCCACCACCGAGGACAGCACGCTCGCCCGGTGCCGGGCGTCCAGCGCGGCGATCTTGCGGCGGTGCATCGCGGCGGCGACCTCCGGGGCGTACTCGATCCGCACCGGCTGCACCGAGAACACCTCCAGGCCCACCGGTGCCGTGTCCGCCGCCACCAGCCGGGTCAGCGTCTCCGCGGTGGCCGGCACCGAGCCGCCCCCGCCCGGCGTCTCCACCGGCACCCGGGCCAGCGCCGCCTCCACGCACTCGCGCAGATAGCCCTCGTGGTCCTCCACCCCGAGCACGGCCCGCGCGGTGTCCCGCACCCGCCACACCACCAGCACCACCACCCGCAGCGCCACCCCGCTGCCGTCCGAGGCGGGCATCGGCTCGCTGCGCCAGTGCCGCAGCCGCACGTCCACCCGGCGGCGCAGCAGCAGCGGGTTGACCCAGAGCAGGCCGGTGCGGCGGACGGTCCCCCGGTAGCGGCCGAACAGGTCCAGCACCCAGGCCCGCCCGGTCCGGCCCCGGGCCAGCCCGCCGAACCCGAACAGCCCGAGCGCCCCGGCCCCGGCGTACGCCGCCCACTGCGCGGGGCCCAGTCCGGCCGGCGCCGCGGCGGGCAGCCCGAGCGCGGCGACCGCGAGCGGCGGCAGCGTGCCCGCCCACCAGGAGGTGGCCAGCGCGCCGGCCGCCCCGGCCGTGCCGGCCAGCACGCCCACCGCACCGGGCAGCACCCGGGCGGGCCGCTCGGCCAGCTCCGGGTCGACCTCGGGCACCGGCCGGGTCCGCGCGGGGGCGGGGCGCCGCAGCCGCGGCTGTTCGCCGGTGCCCTGCCGGCGGCCGACCACGGCCGGCCTGAGCGGCACCGGCGCCGGGTCGGGGTCGTCCCGGAAGAGCAGGTGGACGGGGATCTCGGTGGTCGCCTCGTTCTGGATGAGGCGGCCCGGGCGGACTGTGCCGCCGTCGGTGCCGCCGGGGTCGGGCGTCTGTGCAGGGGTCGTACTCATGCGTGCCTCCAGCCTCCGCGCCAGATGCGTCACAGATGGGCCGTACGGGTCGTCCGTACCGGGGTCGTGCGGGGTGGGCGTACGAGGTGGTCGTACGGGTGGTCAGGAGAAGAGCCGGCGCCACGTCTCCGGGCCGGGGTAGCCGTCCGCCGCGCCGCCGCGCCAGCCCTGGGCGCGCTGGAAGGCCTCGACGTTGCGCCGGTCCGCCTCGCCCCAGAGGG includes:
- a CDS encoding M6 family metalloprotease domain-containing protein; this encodes MPRPLPRARLRSTAAVFTTLTALTATSLVTGPSVAGPFSAAPCALERTDAHHSEGLDTWNAAYPRPTRALDAVMIFLSFPDSAPLTTPAELTADHFPATSRYFAQASYGRFALRPHPLRHWIRMPRPSTAYAIQRDWTASHRAAYLRDALASADGQVDFSRYDVVYFVADPHAPGVDSDATKVVNLEAPLRADGADIRRVVTVFENHPPDRLVLAHETGHVFDLPDLYHRPTDGKGDWDTHVGDWDLMGSQFGRAPDLFGWHKWKLGWLEERQVVCVPGGEPTRLTLESLSAGPDVPVTGAAGAPVFGSGRGTKLAVVRTGPDSVLAFEARGAVGNDRSACRQGVLVYRVRSGAESGGGPVQVIDAHPRTEACWENSVYPALADAPVDVGERFTVPGENVRVEVEGRTPSGAWTVKISPLR
- a CDS encoding bifunctional DNA primase/polymerase, translated to MSSSTVTADGVDWLVSAGTYPRSTRALWEERPDAPAVLPCGTAFDVVSAPAVFGRRMLDRLWEDGPGTGPVAAFRGRVLLFAAPGTAQRLPSLMEWEEWSGHGRTGEIPPLLCHGTGDAVTVPPPVGPPAAGVTAEARWIVAPDTRHPWLPGPEVLLWAAVRAARAAVRISISPPADQDAKVYDVSRRR
- a CDS encoding decarboxylase — protein: MTALGFLYPGHSAEDDYPRIEQLLGSDIRVDLVHTDSGEDARREDGLRAMGSPERLAASVQELRHAGAEAVVWASTSGSFAYGWEGAHEQVRGLAVAAGMPASSTSFGFVHASRELALRRVAIGATYRDDVAGLFADFLRAAALEPVAVHAAGITAAEAGSWGEAELFALARAADHADAEAVLLPDTALHTASHLTALEKELGKPVLTAHQVSVWEALRLADRRVNAPGLGALFTREPIVQV
- a CDS encoding D-2-hydroxyacid dehydrogenase codes for the protein MTDPTLLVLLGADPPPRLGRLTGRARIVHTDEAGLAARLPEADALLVWDFTSHAVREVWPGEGPRPRWVHTASAGVDHLMCPELTVSDTVVTNARGVFEQPIAEYVAALVLAMAKDLPGTLESQGRGEWRHRETLRVAGTRAVVVGSGPVGRTVARLLKALDIRTAIVGRTPRTGVHGPDDLDRLLARADWVIAAAPLTDDTRGMFDTRRFGVFQPSARFVNVGRGALVDEEALAAALAKRWLAGAALDVFATEPLGPDSPLWRVPGLIVSPHMSGDTVGRLDELGAQFVELFERWAAGRPLFNVVDKRRGYVPGH
- a CDS encoding IclR family transcriptional regulator C-terminal domain-containing protein codes for the protein MALKHEPTAPYHSAQDALRVLETVARHSTGVTDTEIARHTGLGTERLTTLLRMLRREGYVEQVADGAYVAGAALARLGSAHGRDRALRDHLQHTLNRLRDSVGAAVYISRYVDGEVRITHCAESPATPAVNEWVDFRYSAHATAVGKSLLGQLDHNSRRDHLARHKMARLTSRTITSDKLLLSRLEAQPPTVPVLDLQEYAVGTVCAAVPITAGSSVGCLALSLPVEHAHRLRQAAETLNRNAAPVLLSLAI
- a CDS encoding lytic polysaccharide monooxygenase, coding for MRTKTKLSAVAVGLATTGALVLSSGAATGHGYTDLPISRQKLCQNGTVANCGAIQWEPQSVEGPKGFPASGPADGQLCSGNNTRFAQLDSPKTPSGGAWPATKVTGGQSYTFRWQFTAMHATTDFKYYITKPGWNQNHNLSRSDLNLTPFLTVPYGGQRPPQTLSHSGTLPSGLSGRHVILAVWTIADTGNAFYACSDVTF
- a CDS encoding SPFH domain-containing protein, encoding MSTTPAQTPDPGGTDGGTVRPGRLIQNEATTEIPVHLLFRDDPDPAPVPLRPAVVGRRQGTGEQPRLRRPAPARTRPVPEVDPELAERPARVLPGAVGVLAGTAGAAGALATSWWAGTLPPLAVAALGLPAAAPAGLGPAQWAAYAGAGALGLFGFGGLARGRTGRAWVLDLFGRYRGTVRRTGLLWVNPLLLRRRVDVRLRHWRSEPMPASDGSGVALRVVVLVVWRVRDTARAVLGVEDHEGYLRECVEAALARVPVETPGGGGSVPATAETLTRLVAADTAPVGLEVFSVQPVRIEYAPEVAAAMHRRKIAALDARHRASVLSSVVDSVEDTVTRLTMRGLVELDDYERKALVKDLTVAFCAGRGETGG